TGGTTTTAGAGGGCAAAGTATTACGTAAAATGAGTGCTGCTCATTTGCATCTGGTTCTGGATAGCCCGGAAATCATTTTTGCTCGGGTGACGGCAGAGCAGAAAATGCATGTCGTAAAAGCGCTGAAACGTAAGAATGAAATTGTCGCGGTAACAGGTGATGGTGTAAACGATGCGCCGGCACTAAAAATTGCTGATATCGGTATCGCAATGGGGGTGTCGGGTACGGATGTCGCAAAAGAAGCGTCAGATATTATTTTGCTCGATGATAATTTTGCCAGCATAGTCAATGCGATTGAAGAAGGGCGTACCGTCTTTGAAAATATCCGCAAATTTCTGACATATATTCTGACGTCCAACATTCCTGAATTACTGCCTTATATTGCCTTTGTTATCTTCAAGATCCCGTTACCGTTGACCATTATTCAAATTCTGGCTGTCGATCTGGGCACTGATATGTTGCCTGCATTAGCACTCGGTGCGGAATCTTCCGATAAAAAATTGATGCAGCAGCCACCGCGTCCAGCGAAAGAACGGTTGTTGTCCTGGCCTTTAATTGTTCGGGCGTATTTATGGTTGGGGATGTTAGAAGCGTTAGCCTCATTGACCGTCTTCTTTTTCGTGTTGCATCAATCGGGCTGGGAATATGGCAATCTATTGAGTAAAACAGATCTGTTTTACCAACAGGCGACTACGGCATGCCTTGCTGCCATCGTTATGGCGCAGATCATGAATGTGTTTGTTTGCCGGCATCCGCGCATGTCGGTGTTTCAACTCAAAATCAGCGGCAACCCATTACTGTGGTTAGGGATTGCCGTTGAGATTATTCTGATCTTGCTGGTGGTTTATACCCCGTGGGGAAATGCGTTATTTGGTACGCAACCGCTGGGGTTATCGGTCTGGGGTTTGATGATTGTTTTAGCGCTGTGTTTTGGTTGTTTGGAAGAGCTGAGAAAATGGATTGTGCGTGGGATGTAGCTATCTTGATCATCAGCTAAGGCGGCGAATCTTCAAATGGGTGCGTTGATAGTGAATATATGCAGTATTTTTATTAAATAGTGGTCGAAATAGGCCGAAATCATTGCACATAACAGGATGATATCGGTTACATTTCTATAACAACTAATGTGCTGTGCCTTCATATGGATATTCTTCATCTCGATATAAAGAGCATGCTGCTGATGTGCGTCTTCATTGGCGTACTCATTTCCGGCGGGTTAGCGGCATTACTACGCGATCGCTATGTGTGCCCGGGCATGCCTTTTTGGGTTATGGGGTTTTTTATCTTCACGATTGGCGTTTTCTTCGCTGTAGGTCGTGCGTTCACACCGTTATGGATTAGTGTATTTTTCGGTAATTTATTTAGTTTTCTCGGCACCAATTTATTATGGCTGGGGTTATTGAAATACAATAATAAAATTAAACGCTACCACTTTATGATTATGGGGGTATCGTTTCTTACAGCTATTTTGTTGCTGTTTATGCTGAATTCGGGTGTACCCGAGAAAAACCGGGCTGAACTGATTTCCATTGTGTTTAATTTGCAAAGTCTGTTGTGTATTCGTGAAGCACTACGAAACAGACAAAAATATGAGTCAGGCCGGTTGATGTTTGCCTTCACCTGCACATTAGTCACTATCGGATCACTCGTGCGTTTTCTGACCTATCAAATGGATCCGGCGTATGCTTTGTTGAACACTAATATCAGTAATTTGTTGTTGATTTTTAACGCAATTATTGTGTTTTTAGGCTTAAGTTTCAGCATCATGTTGATCACTTCTCAATGGTTGCAACAAAAGCTGGCTGCGTTTGCTGCTTATGATGCGTTAACTGGCGTTTATAATCGTCATGGCCTCAATGAACAGACTGCCGTGTTGTTTGGATCGAAAAATAAAGCGGCATTCAGTAACTGTAGTGTCGCAATGATTGATATCGATTTTTTCAAAAAGACAAATGATAGCTATGGACATTTTGTCGGTGATTTGGTGTTAAAAGCAGTCGCCGCAACATTACGTCAAAATATTCGGCATCAAGATATTTTGGCGCGTTACGGTGGCGAAGAATTTATTGTTGTTTTACCGGATACCAATAAAACAGCTGCGCTGGCTTGGGCTGAACGAGTCAGAGAGCTAGTATCTATGGAACCTATATTAGTTAATCAGCACGCAATCACTATTACGCTGAGTATTGGTTTGGTAGACCTGTCGGAAGAAAAACATGTTTCCTTAGATGATGCTATTCGCGAGGCAGACATCGCGTTAT
This genomic stretch from uncultured Tolumonas sp. harbors:
- a CDS encoding GGDEF domain-containing protein, translated to MDILHLDIKSMLLMCVFIGVLISGGLAALLRDRYVCPGMPFWVMGFFIFTIGVFFAVGRAFTPLWISVFFGNLFSFLGTNLLWLGLLKYNNKIKRYHFMIMGVSFLTAILLLFMLNSGVPEKNRAELISIVFNLQSLLCIREALRNRQKYESGRLMFAFTCTLVTIGSLVRFLTYQMDPAYALLNTNISNLLLIFNAIIVFLGLSFSIMLITSQWLQQKLAAFAAYDALTGVYNRHGLNEQTAVLFGSKNKAAFSNCSVAMIDIDFFKKTNDSYGHFVGDLVLKAVAATLRQNIRHQDILARYGGEEFIVVLPDTNKTAALAWAERVRELVSMEPILVNQHAITITLSIGLVDLSEEKHVSLDDAIREADIALYQAKERGRNRVCWFDNAASLLMYTANYNGGVISSN